A stretch of Natronococcus sp. CG52 DNA encodes these proteins:
- a CDS encoding acetylglutamate/acetylaminoadipate kinase: protein MTVVVKIGGARAVDPEGALADVASLVEDGEEVVLTHGGSTAVDETLEELGEEPTYVETPGGVVGRFTDEDTMDVFKMVMPGKLNTDLVESLHNEGVNAVGLSGTDGKLLEGKRKSAVRVTEDGKKKIKRGDHSGKIESVNADLLETTLAGGYTPVVSVPMLGKEKDGGYTAVNADADRAAAAIAGALEADLVVLTDVSGIYEDPDDESTKIDSAATPEEFATVEDAAEGFMTKKVMAAVEALEGGASSVTVATANADAPITSALAGEGTTLEPGALAETEVPEQ, encoded by the coding sequence GTGACCGTAGTAGTGAAGATCGGCGGCGCCCGCGCCGTCGATCCCGAAGGCGCTCTGGCAGACGTCGCCTCGCTGGTCGAAGACGGCGAAGAGGTCGTCCTCACGCACGGCGGCTCGACGGCTGTCGACGAGACCCTCGAGGAACTCGGCGAGGAGCCGACCTACGTCGAGACGCCCGGCGGCGTCGTCGGACGGTTCACCGACGAAGACACGATGGACGTCTTCAAGATGGTCATGCCCGGCAAGCTCAATACGGACCTCGTCGAGAGCCTGCACAACGAGGGCGTGAACGCCGTCGGCCTCTCGGGCACGGACGGAAAGCTTCTCGAGGGGAAACGCAAGTCCGCCGTCCGAGTGACGGAGGACGGCAAGAAGAAGATCAAGCGCGGCGATCACTCGGGCAAGATCGAGTCCGTGAACGCGGATTTGCTCGAGACGACCCTCGCGGGCGGCTACACGCCCGTCGTTTCGGTCCCGATGCTCGGAAAGGAGAAGGACGGAGGGTACACCGCGGTCAACGCCGACGCCGACCGCGCCGCCGCGGCGATCGCGGGGGCGCTCGAGGCCGACCTGGTCGTGCTGACCGACGTATCGGGCATCTACGAGGATCCCGACGACGAGTCGACGAAGATCGACTCCGCAGCGACGCCCGAGGAGTTCGCAACCGTCGAGGACGCCGCTGAAGGCTTCATGACGAAGAAGGTCATGGCCGCGGTGGAGGCACTCGAGGGCGGCGCGTCCTCGGTGACCGTCGCGACGGCTAACGCGGACGCACCGATCACGAGCGCGCTCGCGGGCGAGGGGACGACGCTCGAGCCCGGCGCGCTCGCCGAAACGGAGGTACCTGAGCAATGA
- a CDS encoding aspartate aminotransferase family protein produces MSGFVFSQKPISIDSGEGVTLTADDGTEYLDFGASYACTPTGHCHPDVVETVREQAGELLYVQGSYPVESRTELHEKLGALAPGGTGNVWLCNSGTEANEAALKFARSATDGTKIVAAKRAFHGRTAGTLSATWKPKYKKPFEPLLEDQVEFVTYGDADELSEAVDDDTAALILEPIQGEGGIHPAPQEYLETAREVTEATDTALVFDEIQTGIGRTGDLWACEGYGVTPDILTTAKGIASGLPMGATLCADWIAEDAGPHGSTFSGNPLVAAAANATLDVVVDEDLPGNAADVGGHLQDELAELDVPIRDVRGEGLMVGVEVKRGANRVLRDLALEHQILALPAGRSVVRLLPPLVLDEADADRLVTALADVLAPKAES; encoded by the coding sequence ATGAGCGGATTCGTTTTTTCCCAGAAGCCGATCAGTATCGACTCGGGCGAGGGCGTGACCCTCACCGCCGACGACGGCACCGAGTACCTGGACTTCGGCGCGAGCTACGCCTGCACGCCGACCGGCCACTGCCACCCGGACGTCGTCGAGACGGTCCGGGAGCAGGCCGGCGAGTTGCTGTACGTCCAGGGCTCCTACCCCGTCGAGTCGCGAACCGAACTCCACGAGAAACTGGGGGCGCTCGCACCCGGCGGGACGGGGAACGTCTGGCTCTGTAACTCCGGCACGGAGGCCAACGAGGCCGCCCTGAAGTTCGCCCGCAGCGCGACCGACGGCACGAAGATCGTCGCCGCGAAGCGCGCCTTCCACGGTCGCACCGCGGGGACGCTCTCCGCCACGTGGAAACCGAAGTACAAGAAGCCCTTCGAGCCGCTGCTCGAGGACCAGGTCGAGTTCGTCACCTACGGCGACGCGGACGAACTCTCCGAAGCCGTCGACGACGACACCGCCGCGCTCATTCTGGAGCCGATCCAGGGCGAGGGCGGCATCCACCCCGCACCCCAGGAGTACCTCGAGACGGCCCGCGAGGTCACCGAGGCGACCGACACGGCGCTCGTCTTCGACGAGATCCAGACCGGGATCGGCCGCACGGGCGATCTCTGGGCCTGCGAGGGGTACGGCGTGACGCCCGACATCCTGACGACCGCGAAGGGGATCGCCAGCGGCCTGCCGATGGGCGCGACGCTCTGTGCCGACTGGATCGCCGAGGACGCGGGGCCGCACGGCTCGACGTTCTCGGGGAACCCGCTCGTCGCCGCCGCGGCGAACGCGACGCTCGACGTCGTCGTCGACGAGGACCTGCCGGGGAACGCCGCCGACGTCGGCGGCCACCTGCAGGACGAACTCGCCGAACTCGACGTCCCCATCCGGGACGTCCGCGGCGAGGGACTCATGGTCGGCGTCGAGGTCAAACGCGGCGCGAACCGCGTCCTTCGGGACCTCGCGCTCGAGCACCAGATACTCGCGCTGCCGGCCGGGCGTTCGGTCGTCCGACTGCTGCCGCCGCTCGTCCTCGACGAGGCGGACGCCGACCGGCTCGTGACCGCGCTCGCGGACGTACTCGCGCCAAAAGCGGAGTCCTGA
- a CDS encoding [LysW]-lysine hydrolase, whose protein sequence is MSTTMKDTADVPLEDARQLLTDLVSIPSPSGEERDAAERLVEFFEGYGREAWLDDVGNVRAPADDAVLLTSHVDTVPGEIPVEVEPADEADVEREVAEEVGEDVLWGRGSVDATGPLAAMAAAAVRTGVSFVGVVGEETNSRGARHLVDDREKPDAVVNGEPSGATGITLGYRGFLAGTYVATSESGHTSRPEPNAIQHATNWWTTVESVFEDDEYTPVFERVTAKPVDIDGGISDDGLSVETTLEVQLRVPPALDVETVRETAEAELEIGTVSWAEPIPPVMKSPRTEVARAFRAAIRKEDAEPRLLRKTGTSDMNLYAGAWDCPMVTYGPGNSDLDHAPDERLSLTEFDRSVDVLERVSTTLRGGDD, encoded by the coding sequence ATGAGCACGACGATGAAGGATACGGCCGACGTTCCGCTCGAGGACGCCCGACAGCTACTGACCGACCTCGTCTCGATTCCGTCGCCGTCCGGCGAGGAGCGGGACGCGGCCGAGCGACTCGTCGAGTTCTTCGAGGGCTACGGGCGCGAGGCGTGGCTCGACGACGTCGGGAACGTTCGCGCGCCGGCGGACGACGCGGTGTTGCTGACCTCCCACGTCGACACCGTTCCCGGCGAGATCCCGGTCGAGGTCGAACCCGCTGACGAGGCCGACGTCGAGCGCGAGGTCGCCGAGGAGGTGGGCGAGGACGTCCTCTGGGGGCGCGGGAGCGTCGACGCCACCGGACCGCTCGCGGCGATGGCCGCAGCGGCCGTCCGGACGGGCGTCTCCTTCGTCGGCGTCGTCGGCGAGGAGACGAACTCGCGCGGCGCGCGTCACCTGGTCGACGACCGCGAGAAACCCGACGCCGTGGTCAACGGCGAACCCAGCGGCGCGACGGGGATCACGCTCGGTTACCGCGGCTTTCTCGCGGGCACCTACGTGGCGACCAGCGAGTCCGGACACACCTCCCGACCAGAACCGAACGCGATCCAGCACGCGACGAACTGGTGGACGACCGTCGAATCGGTCTTCGAGGACGACGAGTACACGCCCGTCTTCGAACGCGTGACCGCCAAACCGGTCGATATCGACGGCGGGATTAGCGACGACGGGCTGTCGGTCGAGACGACGCTCGAGGTTCAGCTCCGGGTTCCGCCGGCGCTCGACGTCGAGACGGTCCGCGAGACGGCCGAGGCCGAACTCGAGATCGGTACCGTCTCGTGGGCGGAGCCGATCCCGCCCGTGATGAAAAGCCCCCGAACGGAGGTCGCCCGCGCGTTCCGGGCGGCGATCCGCAAGGAGGACGCCGAACCGCGGCTCCTGCGCAAGACCGGCACCAGCGACATGAACCTCTACGCCGGCGCGTGGGACTGCCCGATGGTGACCTACGGCCCCGGCAACTCCGATCTGGATCACGCGCCGGACGAGCGGCTCTCGCTCACCGAGTTCGACCGGTCGGTCGACGTCCTCGAGCGCGTCTCGACGACGCTGCGCGGAGGTGACGACTGA
- the argF gene encoding ornithine carbamoyltransferase → MAETEPRHFLEIDDLSREELTAVLERASEYKRAQERGEDHADLEDRTLGMIFQKPSTRTRVSFETGMTQLGGHAIFLGADDIQLGRGEPLKDTSRTLSRYVDVVMARLFRHENVEVLAEYASVPIVNGLTDDAHPCQTLADLLTIREEMDGLDGVSAAWVGDGNNVAQSFVIGAALADIDLTVATPEGYGIDDDVLERARELGGDPTTTTDPVDAVADADVVYTDVWISMGQEDERDVRMDAFEGFQVCSDLLEHAPEASVMHCLPAHRGEEITDNVIESERSVVFDQAENRLHAQKALLSWLLE, encoded by the coding sequence ATGGCCGAAACGGAGCCGCGGCACTTCCTCGAGATCGACGACCTCTCGCGGGAGGAGCTGACGGCGGTCCTCGAGCGGGCGAGCGAGTACAAACGCGCCCAGGAGCGCGGCGAGGACCACGCCGACCTCGAGGACCGGACGCTGGGGATGATCTTTCAGAAGCCGAGCACCCGCACCCGCGTCTCCTTCGAGACGGGGATGACCCAGCTCGGCGGCCACGCGATCTTCCTCGGCGCCGACGACATCCAGCTCGGCCGCGGCGAGCCGCTGAAGGACACCTCGCGGACGCTCTCGCGGTACGTCGACGTCGTGATGGCGCGTCTGTTCAGACACGAGAACGTCGAGGTGCTCGCCGAGTACGCGTCGGTCCCGATCGTTAACGGGCTCACCGACGACGCCCACCCCTGCCAGACGCTCGCGGATCTGCTGACGATCCGCGAGGAGATGGACGGACTCGACGGCGTCTCGGCGGCCTGGGTCGGCGACGGCAACAACGTCGCCCAGTCGTTCGTGATCGGCGCGGCACTGGCCGACATCGATCTCACGGTCGCGACGCCCGAGGGGTACGGGATCGACGACGACGTGCTCGAACGCGCCCGCGAACTCGGCGGCGATCCGACGACCACGACCGATCCCGTCGACGCGGTCGCGGACGCGGACGTCGTCTACACCGACGTCTGGATCAGCATGGGCCAGGAGGACGAGCGAGACGTCCGGATGGACGCCTTCGAGGGGTTCCAGGTCTGTTCGGACCTGCTCGAGCACGCGCCCGAGGCGTCGGTGATGCACTGTCTGCCCGCCCACCGCGGCGAGGAGATTACCGACAACGTCATCGAGAGCGAGCGCTCGGTCGTCTTCGATCAGGCCGAGAACCGGCTCCACGCCCAGAAGGCGCTGTTGAGCTGGTTACTCGAGTAG